The following proteins are encoded in a genomic region of Pangasianodon hypophthalmus isolate fPanHyp1 chromosome 26, fPanHyp1.pri, whole genome shotgun sequence:
- the spast gene encoding spastin isoform X1, translating into MNSAPGSRVKWKKRTAARIGPAPGDTCDQEALHHHHHHHPPPQTPLHSHPPPRFYHLLVLFSPFLVLYSVLGVVIWRLCALLAWFFKPISRTMATRAREADGRDSDATGDLIKKHHKQAFEFISVALRIDEDEKGHKDQAVQWYRKGIAELEKGICIEVTGTGEKAERARRLQAKMNNNLIMAKERLQLLAELSSDSSHAVNTDSINSPLSNGSLRPASSVEPKKTDTSSSLVKVKPARPPSSAPQRTSGFTAPAAGRTGPQSNHKAPAGRGAARGSTKASAAPSTPQRKRDMKNFKNVDSKLANLILNEIVDSGSAVRFEDVAGQELAKQALQEIVILPALRPELFTGLRAPARGLLLFGPPGNGKTMLAKAVAMESNATFFNISAASLTSKYVGEGEKLVRALFAVARELQPSIIFIDEIDSLLCERREGEHDASRRLKTEFLIEFDGVQSGGDDRVLVMGATNRPQELDEAVLRRFAKRIYVTLPSEETRLKLLKNLLSKHGNPLTQKELNQLAKMTDGYSGSDLTSLAKDAALGPIRELLPEQVRNMAANEMRNIRFSDFAESLKKIKKSVSPQTLEQYARWNREYGDTTAV; encoded by the exons ATGAATTCAGCTCCTGGAAGCAGAGTGAAGTGGAAGAAGAGAACCGCAGCCCGGATTGGGCCTGCACCCGGGGACACCTGTGACCAGGAGGcgcttcatcatcatcatcatcatcatcctcctcctcaaaCTCCTCTTCATTCTCATCCTCCTCCGCGTTTCTACCACCTTCTAGTCCTTTTCTCTCCGTTCCTGGTCCTCTATTCAGTGCTCGGGGTGGTGATTTGGCGTCTGTGTGCACTTCTAGCCTGGTTTTTCAAGCCCATCTCTCGCACCATGGCTACCAGAGCGAGGGAAGCGGATGGCAGAGACAGCGATGCCACCGGAGATCTGATCAAAAAGCACCACAAACAGGCGTTTGAGTTCATCTCAGTGGCGCTGCGCATCGACGAGGATGAGAAAG GACACAAGGATCAGGCGGTGCAGTGGTACCGTAAGGGCATCgctgagctggagaaaggcaTCTGCATTGAGGTCACAGGCACTG GGGAGAAAGCAGAACGAGCCAGGCGGCTACAAGCTAAAATGAACAACAACCTAATTATGGCCAAAGAACGTTTGCAACTACTGG CCGAGCTGAGCTCAGATTCCTCGCACGCTGTAAACACTGACAGCATTAACTCTCCTCTCTCCAACGGCAGCCTCCGCCCAG CCAGCAGTGTTGAACCTAAGAAGACAGACACCTCTTCATCTCTGGTGAAGGTGAAGCCTGCTAGACCTCCCTCCAGCGCCCCCCAGCGCACAAGTGGGTTCACTGCACCAGCTGCAGGCCGAACTGGACCCCAGTCCAACCACAAG gctccAGCAGGTCGGGGAGCTGCCAGAGGGAGCACTAAAGCCAGCGCTGCTCCTTCCACtccacagaggaagagagacatgAAGAACTTTAAGAACGTGGACAGCAAACTGGCCAACCTCATCCTCAATGAGATAGtggacag tggcTCGGCGGTGAGGTTCGAGGATGTAGCAGGTCAGGAGTTGGCCAAACAGGCACTGCAGGAGATCGTGATCCTGCCAGCACTGCGGCCTGAg ttgtttacAGGGCTGAGAGCTCCAGCGAGAGGACTGCTGCTGTTTGGGCCTCCTGGTAACGGGAAGACCATGCTG GCAAAAGCTGTTGCCATGGAATCCAACGCTACCTTCTTCAACATCAGTGCTGCCAGTCTGACCTCCAAATAC GTTGGCGAAGGTGAGAAATTGGTACGCGCTCTGTTTGCCGTTGCCCGAGAACTGCAGCCGTCAATCATCTTCATTG atGAAATAGACAGTCTCCTGTGtgaaaggagagaaggagagcatGATGCCAGCAGGAGACTGAAGACTGAGTTCCTCATTGAGTTTGATGGG GTACAGTCAGGAGGAGACGACCGGGTGCTGGTGATGGGAGCCACAAATCGTCCTCAGGAGTTGGACGAGGCCGTGCTCAG GCGCTTTGCGAAGAGGATTTACGTGACCTTACCCTCAGAAGAG actCGGCTGAAGCTGCTGAAGAATCTCCTGAGTAAACATGGCAACCCACTGACGCAGAAAGAACTGAATCAGCTAGCCAA gatgactGATGGTTACTCAGGCAGTGATCTGACCTCCTTGGCTAAAGACGCTGCACTGGGACCCATACGAG AGCTTCTTCCAGAGCAAGTGAGGAACATGGCAGCAAATGAG aTGAGGAACATCCGTTTCTCGGATTTCGCCGAGTCTCTGAAGAAGATCAAGAAGAGTGTCAGTCCTCAGACTCTGGAGCAGTATGCACGCTGGAACCGGGAGTATGGAGACACCACTGctgtatga
- the spast gene encoding spastin isoform X2, whose product MNSAPGSRVKWKKRTAARIGPAPGDTCDQEALHHHHHHHPPPQTPLHSHPPPRFYHLLVLFSPFLVLYSVLGVVIWRLCALLAWFFKPISRTMATRAREADGRDSDATGDLIKKHHKQAFEFISVALRIDEDEKGHKDQAVQWYRKGIAELEKGICIEVTGTGEKAERARRLQAKMNNNLIMAKERLQLLASSVEPKKTDTSSSLVKVKPARPPSSAPQRTSGFTAPAAGRTGPQSNHKAPAGRGAARGSTKASAAPSTPQRKRDMKNFKNVDSKLANLILNEIVDSGSAVRFEDVAGQELAKQALQEIVILPALRPELFTGLRAPARGLLLFGPPGNGKTMLAKAVAMESNATFFNISAASLTSKYVGEGEKLVRALFAVARELQPSIIFIDEIDSLLCERREGEHDASRRLKTEFLIEFDGVQSGGDDRVLVMGATNRPQELDEAVLRRFAKRIYVTLPSEETRLKLLKNLLSKHGNPLTQKELNQLAKMTDGYSGSDLTSLAKDAALGPIRELLPEQVRNMAANEMRNIRFSDFAESLKKIKKSVSPQTLEQYARWNREYGDTTAV is encoded by the exons ATGAATTCAGCTCCTGGAAGCAGAGTGAAGTGGAAGAAGAGAACCGCAGCCCGGATTGGGCCTGCACCCGGGGACACCTGTGACCAGGAGGcgcttcatcatcatcatcatcatcatcctcctcctcaaaCTCCTCTTCATTCTCATCCTCCTCCGCGTTTCTACCACCTTCTAGTCCTTTTCTCTCCGTTCCTGGTCCTCTATTCAGTGCTCGGGGTGGTGATTTGGCGTCTGTGTGCACTTCTAGCCTGGTTTTTCAAGCCCATCTCTCGCACCATGGCTACCAGAGCGAGGGAAGCGGATGGCAGAGACAGCGATGCCACCGGAGATCTGATCAAAAAGCACCACAAACAGGCGTTTGAGTTCATCTCAGTGGCGCTGCGCATCGACGAGGATGAGAAAG GACACAAGGATCAGGCGGTGCAGTGGTACCGTAAGGGCATCgctgagctggagaaaggcaTCTGCATTGAGGTCACAGGCACTG GGGAGAAAGCAGAACGAGCCAGGCGGCTACAAGCTAAAATGAACAACAACCTAATTATGGCCAAAGAACGTTTGCAACTACTGG CCAGCAGTGTTGAACCTAAGAAGACAGACACCTCTTCATCTCTGGTGAAGGTGAAGCCTGCTAGACCTCCCTCCAGCGCCCCCCAGCGCACAAGTGGGTTCACTGCACCAGCTGCAGGCCGAACTGGACCCCAGTCCAACCACAAG gctccAGCAGGTCGGGGAGCTGCCAGAGGGAGCACTAAAGCCAGCGCTGCTCCTTCCACtccacagaggaagagagacatgAAGAACTTTAAGAACGTGGACAGCAAACTGGCCAACCTCATCCTCAATGAGATAGtggacag tggcTCGGCGGTGAGGTTCGAGGATGTAGCAGGTCAGGAGTTGGCCAAACAGGCACTGCAGGAGATCGTGATCCTGCCAGCACTGCGGCCTGAg ttgtttacAGGGCTGAGAGCTCCAGCGAGAGGACTGCTGCTGTTTGGGCCTCCTGGTAACGGGAAGACCATGCTG GCAAAAGCTGTTGCCATGGAATCCAACGCTACCTTCTTCAACATCAGTGCTGCCAGTCTGACCTCCAAATAC GTTGGCGAAGGTGAGAAATTGGTACGCGCTCTGTTTGCCGTTGCCCGAGAACTGCAGCCGTCAATCATCTTCATTG atGAAATAGACAGTCTCCTGTGtgaaaggagagaaggagagcatGATGCCAGCAGGAGACTGAAGACTGAGTTCCTCATTGAGTTTGATGGG GTACAGTCAGGAGGAGACGACCGGGTGCTGGTGATGGGAGCCACAAATCGTCCTCAGGAGTTGGACGAGGCCGTGCTCAG GCGCTTTGCGAAGAGGATTTACGTGACCTTACCCTCAGAAGAG actCGGCTGAAGCTGCTGAAGAATCTCCTGAGTAAACATGGCAACCCACTGACGCAGAAAGAACTGAATCAGCTAGCCAA gatgactGATGGTTACTCAGGCAGTGATCTGACCTCCTTGGCTAAAGACGCTGCACTGGGACCCATACGAG AGCTTCTTCCAGAGCAAGTGAGGAACATGGCAGCAAATGAG aTGAGGAACATCCGTTTCTCGGATTTCGCCGAGTCTCTGAAGAAGATCAAGAAGAGTGTCAGTCCTCAGACTCTGGAGCAGTATGCACGCTGGAACCGGGAGTATGGAGACACCACTGctgtatga
- the rln3b gene encoding relaxin-3b: protein MYKEIVLTLSLLVALACRAQANEGHPIYGVKLCGREFIRAVIFTCGGSRWRRSVGMPGETGDLASDFFSTHDDEASDSWSSQLIPHLSYKAQADPEVDGLASEGPDSLAFIRPARSLISDEVLEALRTSDRKGRDVVVGLSNACCKWGCSKSEISSLC, encoded by the exons ATGTATAAAGAGATCGTGCTGACTCTGAGCCTGCTGGTGGCGCTGGCGTGCCGAGCCCAGGCCAACGAGGGTCACCCCATCTATGGCGTGAAGCTGTGCGGGAGGGAATTCATCCGTGCCGTCATCTTCACCTGTGGAGGCTCGCGCTGGAGAAGATCCGTGGGGATGCCAGGTGAAACTG GTGATTTAGCCAGCGACTTTTTCTCCACTCATGATGATGAGGCCTCAGACAGCTGGAGCTCCCAACTCATCCCCCATCTTTCTTACAAAGCTCAGGCTGACCCGGAGGTGGACGGCTTGGCCAGTGAGGGTCCAGACAGCTTAGCGTTCATCCGCCCGGCACGCTCACTCATCTCAGATGAGGTCCTCGAGGCTCTGCGCACCTCCGACAGGAAAGGCAGGGACGTGGTGGTGGGTCTGTCCAACGCCTGCTGCAAGTGGGGCTGCAGCAAGAGCGAGATCAGCTCCCTGTGCTAA